In Cydia strobilella chromosome 8, ilCydStro3.1, whole genome shotgun sequence, one DNA window encodes the following:
- the LOC134743343 gene encoding keratinocyte proline-rich protein-like, translated as MRILGDHLYRKSELFFLLNNRKYIFHFLFQKSTLILAVAISLATAEEKAEKKAELTEKKQDKRGLSDFGWHDFGGQESQGYGESQGHEENHGHEHHEVHKTITTVKKVPVPYPVEKHIPYPVEKIVHYPVKVHVPQPYPVIKTVHYSVKEIVKVPEYIKKPYPVEKEVPYPVKVHVDRPVPVKVYEKVPYPVEKHVPVPVEVHVPQPYPVEKEVKYPVKVPVKVNVPYPVEKIVHYPVKVHVDRPVPVHVDKPVPYTVEKKVPYPVEKKVPYPVKVHVDRPVPVHVEKPVPYTVKVPYPAPYPVEKLVPYPVEKKVPIPVHTIVEKPVPVHIEKHVPHYVEKHVPHQVKIGVPVIQEHHHESHQHHGGESSGLEGQGYESHGLEIYGHESHGQESLGGGNHGHESTGHESLGGGFGEGQGHGYEHHDFGGYEGGHH; from the exons ATGAGAATATTG GGTGACCATCTTTACCGCAAAAGTGAACTTTTTTTTCTCCTGAACAATCGCAAGTACATATTCCATTTTCTGTTCCAGAAATCCACCCTAATCTTGGCCGTGGCCATCAGCCTAGCCACGGCAGAGGAGAAGGCGGAGAAAAAGGCTGAGCTGACCGAGAAGAAACAGGATAAGCGAGGCCTGTCCGACTTCGGCTGGCACGACTTCGGGGGCCAGGAGTCCCAGGGCTACGGAGAAAGCCAGGGACACGAGGAAAACCATGGCCACGAACATCACGAGGTCCACAAAACTATCACCACAGTGAAGAAAGTCCCAGTGCCCTACCCCGTGGAGAAACACATCCCTTACCCCGTCGAGAAGATCGTCCACTACCCGGTCAAAGTACACGTACCCCAGCCGTACCCAGTCATCAAAACTGTACACTACTCAGTAAAAGAAATCGTCAAAGTGCCTGAGTACATCAAGAAACCTTACCCAGTTGAGAAGGAAGTGCCTTACCCTGTGAAGGTGCACGTTGACAGGCCTGTACCCGTCAAGGTTTACGAAAAGGTCCCCTACCCGGTTGAGAAACACGTACCGGTCCCCGTCGAGGTGCACGTACCCCAGCCGTACCCGGTAGAGAAAGAAGTGAAATACCCAGTGAAGGTTCCCGTTAAGGTGAACGTGCCCTACCCAGTTGAGAAGATCGTCCACTACCCCGTGAAGGTTCATGTTGACCGCCCAGTGCCCGTCCATGTTGACAAGCCAGTGCCCTACACAGTTGAGAAGAAAGTGCCTTACCCAGTGGAGAAAAAGGTGCCCTACCCAGTGAAGGTGCACGTTGACAGGCCCGTCCCAGTTCACGTTGAGAAGCCTGTGCCCTACACCGTTAAAGTGCCCTACCCCGCGCCTTACCCAGTTGAGAAGCTCGTGCCTTACCCAGTAGAGAAGAAGGTGCCTATCCCCGTCCACACCATAGTCGAGAAGCCAGTGCCAGTTCACATTGAGAAGCACGTTCCCCACTACGTGGAGAAGCATGTCCCTCACCAGGTGAAGATCGGAGTTCCCGTCATCCAGGAGCACCACCATGAGTCTCATCAACACCATGGTGGTGAGAGTTCTGGTCTTGAGGGCCAAGGTTATGAGAGCCACGGTCTCGAAATCTACGGTCACGAAAGCCATGGTCAGGAGTCTCTAGGAGGAGGTAACCACGGCCACGAAAGCACTGGTCACGAATCTCTAGGAGGAGGTTTTGGGGAGGGTCAGGGTCATGGGTATGAACACCATGATTTCGGAGGCTACGAGGGCGGACATCATTAA